Within the Scyliorhinus canicula chromosome 18, sScyCan1.1, whole genome shotgun sequence genome, the region gctgggttagctcaccatgctaaatcgctggcttttaaagcagaccaagcaggccagcagcacagtccccggacaggcgccggaatgtggcgactaggggcttttcacagtaacttcattgaagcctactcgtgacaataagcgattttaatttttcattttcatttcaaatggataAGTTGTAACGTCCATGTATTAAATTCACTTCAGCACTTCACCCATTGTCACCCAGCATGGATCTTTTCTAACGTCTTGTGTGTTTTCCAATACAGGTGCATGGGAGAATGATAGACTGCATCTGTAGTACCATGTTCTGCACAATGTCGTCGTGCTGGCAACCGTTTCTGGGCCTGACCCTGATGGCTTTAATCGCAAGATCAACAGTCAGCTGCCCAGCCCGATGCGAATGCGCCGCTCAGATCAGgtcagtggtgtgccacaggaagCGGCTGACCGCCATTCCGGAAGGCATCCCCATAGAAACGGAAATACTCGACCTCAGCAAGAACAGGCTGAGGTGCATCAGCTCGGGGGATCTGGCGGCCTTTCCCCTCCTGGAAGAGGTCGACCTGAGCGAGAACATACTGACCAACGTGGAGCCCGGGGCCTTCAGCAACCTATTCAGCCTGCGCACCCTGCAGCTGCGTGGCAACCAGCTGAAACTGGTCCCGGCCGGCGTATTCGCCCGGCTGGCCAACCTCACGCGCCTGGACCTCAGTGAGAATAAAATCGTCATCCTGCTCGACTACATGTTCCAGGACCTGAGGAGCCTGAAGCATTTGGAAGTGGGGGACAACGACCTGGTCTTCATCTCGCAGCGGGCCTTCAGCGGGCTGCTGGGCCTGGAGCAGCTGACCATTGAGAAATGCAACCTGACCTCCATTTCTGCCGGCTCCCTCTCCTACCTGCCGAACCTGGTCACGCTCCGGCTGCGCCACCTCAGCATCGGCGCCCTGGAGGAGCAGAACTTCCGCAAGCTGCACAACCTGAGGGAACTGGAGATCGACGACTGGCCGCTCCTCGAGACGGTGGCGCCGATGACATTGTACGGCCTGAACCTCACGTACCTCTCCATCACCAGCACAAACCTTTCCGCTGTGCCGTCCGGGGCCTTCAGGAATTTGGTCTATCTCAGACTGCTGAACCTGTCTTACAATCCCATATCCACCATCGAGTCTGGCTCCTTTCGGGACTTGATCCGGCTTCAGCTGTTGTACATGGTCAGCACCATGCTGGCTACCATCGAGCCGCATGCTTTCCTTGGGCTGAGGCAGTTAAAGGTGTTAAATATATCCAACAATTTCTTGGCGACGCTGGAGGAAAACACTTTGCAGTCCGTCAGCAACTTGGCAGTCCTGCGCCTGGATAACAACCCTCTGTCCTGCGATTGCCGCCTGCTGTGGCTCTTGCAGAAGAGAAAGACGCTGAGTTTTGACGACAACCAGCCAGTCTGTGCCGCTCCCGCCGACATTCAGGGAAGCGAGTTAAAAGACTTTGAGGACTCGGCCCTCCATAACTACTTCACATGCCAGAAACCCAAAATACGGGACAGGAAACCGCAGCGCATCACCGCTGGTGAAGGACAGACGGTCTATTTTACTTGCCGAGCCGATGGTGAACCAGCTCCAGTTATAATGTGGGTGTCTCCTCAAAGGAGGATGATTACAAATAAAAGTAATGGCAGAATAACTATTCTGCCTGGAGGCACTCTGGAGATCCGATTTGTTCAAGTCCATGACAGCGGCACCCACATCTGCATAGCTAGCAACGCTGGAGGGAATGACACGTCTTTTGCAGTACTGACCGTAAAGGGACATCCTTCAGATGGAGCCTTATTCGCAAACAGGACAGCATATTTAACAGAATTCAACGACACTGTGTTCAATGACACGCAAGTGTTCCTGAAGTTTACACTTGATATGAAAACCATCCTGGTGTCCACAGCAATGGGATGTATCACCTTCTTAGGggtggtgttgttctgttttctgcttctttttgtgtGGAGCAGAGGAAGAGGGCATCACAAAAACAATTTCTCAGTTGAATACTCATTCCGGAAGGTAGATGGTCCAGCAGTCAGTGGTGGGCAAGGAGGTGCAAGAAAGTTCAACATGAAAATGATTTGAGTCAACGGTTTAAAAATTTGATGTAATGGATCCAATATATAAACTAGGGGTTCATTAATTACAAATTTTCATAGTCAATAAGCTGATTGATCACTTAAATCATACAACTTCTGCTTATCATGTTATAATAATAAGCATAACCAATGTTGTGTGAATGAATCTTCACTGATGGTTCAGATAAGAGTTTAAGAGTTGCATGCTGTAAATAGTCACAGTCCTTTGACTGGCATGGTTCATCGTAACGCATCATTCCCTAGAAACTGGTTCATATCCAAGTTAATGTGTGAACACAGTGGCAGCAAGGATCACTGCACTGAAACAGATGCCCAACAGGACCAGAATAACTCACTTGTGATCCTCCAGCTCCGCATTCAGGTAAGCAGTTACCTTCAGGACAGTGCCTCCACAGTCTCTTTGACCACTGGTTTGGCCACTTCACAGCACATAAGAACTGTCACCTTAACATCAGGTCCTGTTCACCACCTCCAGGCAGGACCACCCCAATTTAGAAAAGAGGTCTGACACTTGTCTAAGGCCCTTTATTTGCAAGAGCAGCAAATCTGATATTTGTTTCAGGCAGATGCCCCAAACAACGAACAAGCCCCTCACCAATATGGcaaccacctccaacctcttgtGTGACTGGCAATAAAATTGGTGGATTCTGGACTAATTTCAAGCCCACAAAGCAGACAAAATAAAATCCAGTTTTTCACTACATATTCCACTCAGGTGTTTCACCATTGGCATTGACAAATGTGAAGAATTTTTCTTTGTGCTGCGTAACATAGAATTGCCCAGCCATGATTTATTTTGTATCTGTGACCCCCATCAACAGTTGGCCAATGGTCTTTAAACTTCAAGTATACAGAGTTTTCAATTTACCAATCCATGATAATCTAATGAAGTTGTGTCAAGCAAGTATTTAACCTTTGTTCTGAACAACTCAGCCAATCAGTTGTATATGACTATGAAAATCTATAATTGTTTTCTGTGAGAAGTGGTCTATTTTAATCATCATTTATTATTGGAAACATTGTTTGGAAACATCTCAGAACGTTCTGGGGATTATGTTGATAAATCATTCCACATACAGTAATATATAATCAAATGCTGCCAGGATTGTGATCTACATTTGCAGCTCCTCGACAGTCAAGCAGACAATTACTCAGGTTTGCCCATATTGTATTATTTTACTGTTATCAAAAACTAAGTTGACTGTGCATTATTTCTTTATACAAGTTTGTTGAAGCAGCTTTGTATTTTAATTTCAAAAGGAACTGATTTaagaatattttgttttatatatatgtGTGAAAAACATGATGCTGTTTGGACTTGATCGTTCACATCAGAATCTTTTTCGCTTGCAAGTAAAATGGGAACAAAAATGCCTGCAGCGATTGTTGTAATTTTGTTTTGCTGAATGTTTTTACTGTATTTTGTAAAGGATGTCCTTGCAAAGGTATTATTATGCCACTAGTAATGACCTGTTAATTGTTACTGTGGCTTTCTGCATTATTTCACTCAAGCTAAAAAAAACAAATCCCAATTCATCAAAAAGCTCTTATCACTAAAGAAACTATGTGTACTTCTAATCTttttataataatcataataagcAACTGACACAAAAGTACGATATACTGTAATAAGCAAATACATTCAAAGCACGATAGTATTGTCTTCTGGCACTGATATATTTTACCATAGGAAGTAAGAGATATTTCAAAGGAACTAATTGATTTCAGGCAAATACTATTGTTTGGAGTATACAAAGATGGAGCATATTCACAG harbors:
- the LOC119953003 gene encoding leucine-rich repeat and immunoglobulin-like domain-containing nogo receptor-interacting protein 3 isoform X2 codes for the protein MVHGRMIDCICSTMFCTMSSCWQPFLGLTLMALIARSTVSCPARCECAAQIRSVVCHRKRLTAIPEGIPIETEILDLSKNRLRCISSGDLAAFPLLEEVDLSENILTNVEPGAFSNLFSLRTLQLRGNQLKLVPAGVFARLANLTRLDLSENKIVILLDYMFQDLRSLKHLEVGDNDLVFISQRAFSGLLGLEQLTIEKCNLTSISAGSLSYLPNLVTLRLRHLSIGALEEQNFRKLHNLRELEIDDWPLLETVAPMTLYGLNLTYLSITSTNLSAVPSGAFRNLVYLRLLNLSYNPISTIESGSFRDLIRLQLLYMVSTMLATIEPHAFLGLRQLKVLNISNNFLATLEENTLQSVSNLAVLRLDNNPLSCDCRLLWLLQKRKTLSFDDNQPVCAAPADIQGSELKDFEDSALHNYFTCQKPKIRDRKPQRITAGEGQTVYFTCRADGEPAPVIMWVSPQRRMITNKSNGRITILPGGTLEIRFVQVHDSGTHICIASNAGGNDTSFAVLTVKGHPSDGALFANRTAYLTEFNDTVFNDTQVFLKFTLDMKTILVSTAMGCITFLGVVLFCFLLLFVWSRGRGHHKNNFSVEYSFRKVDGPAVSGGQGGARKFNMKMI
- the LOC119953003 gene encoding leucine-rich repeat and immunoglobulin-like domain-containing nogo receptor-interacting protein 3 isoform X1 — translated: MLPRRAAPRFTIQSLRYCWMPWRHGGTPCSPWWEGGCKPPMSTGPGGGSRGHVAMGSTARTGEHCSRKLHDLLRRAQVHGRMIDCICSTMFCTMSSCWQPFLGLTLMALIARSTVSCPARCECAAQIRSVVCHRKRLTAIPEGIPIETEILDLSKNRLRCISSGDLAAFPLLEEVDLSENILTNVEPGAFSNLFSLRTLQLRGNQLKLVPAGVFARLANLTRLDLSENKIVILLDYMFQDLRSLKHLEVGDNDLVFISQRAFSGLLGLEQLTIEKCNLTSISAGSLSYLPNLVTLRLRHLSIGALEEQNFRKLHNLRELEIDDWPLLETVAPMTLYGLNLTYLSITSTNLSAVPSGAFRNLVYLRLLNLSYNPISTIESGSFRDLIRLQLLYMVSTMLATIEPHAFLGLRQLKVLNISNNFLATLEENTLQSVSNLAVLRLDNNPLSCDCRLLWLLQKRKTLSFDDNQPVCAAPADIQGSELKDFEDSALHNYFTCQKPKIRDRKPQRITAGEGQTVYFTCRADGEPAPVIMWVSPQRRMITNKSNGRITILPGGTLEIRFVQVHDSGTHICIASNAGGNDTSFAVLTVKGHPSDGALFANRTAYLTEFNDTVFNDTQVFLKFTLDMKTILVSTAMGCITFLGVVLFCFLLLFVWSRGRGHHKNNFSVEYSFRKVDGPAVSGGQGGARKFNMKMI
- the LOC119953003 gene encoding leucine-rich repeat and immunoglobulin-like domain-containing nogo receptor-interacting protein 3 isoform X3 encodes the protein MIDCICSTMFCTMSSCWQPFLGLTLMALIARSTVSCPARCECAAQIRSVVCHRKRLTAIPEGIPIETEILDLSKNRLRCISSGDLAAFPLLEEVDLSENILTNVEPGAFSNLFSLRTLQLRGNQLKLVPAGVFARLANLTRLDLSENKIVILLDYMFQDLRSLKHLEVGDNDLVFISQRAFSGLLGLEQLTIEKCNLTSISAGSLSYLPNLVTLRLRHLSIGALEEQNFRKLHNLRELEIDDWPLLETVAPMTLYGLNLTYLSITSTNLSAVPSGAFRNLVYLRLLNLSYNPISTIESGSFRDLIRLQLLYMVSTMLATIEPHAFLGLRQLKVLNISNNFLATLEENTLQSVSNLAVLRLDNNPLSCDCRLLWLLQKRKTLSFDDNQPVCAAPADIQGSELKDFEDSALHNYFTCQKPKIRDRKPQRITAGEGQTVYFTCRADGEPAPVIMWVSPQRRMITNKSNGRITILPGGTLEIRFVQVHDSGTHICIASNAGGNDTSFAVLTVKGHPSDGALFANRTAYLTEFNDTVFNDTQVFLKFTLDMKTILVSTAMGCITFLGVVLFCFLLLFVWSRGRGHHKNNFSVEYSFRKVDGPAVSGGQGGARKFNMKMI